A genome region from Rhinopithecus roxellana isolate Shanxi Qingling chromosome 10, ASM756505v1, whole genome shotgun sequence includes the following:
- the IRAK3 gene encoding interleukin-1 receptor-associated kinase 3 isoform X3 encodes MAGNCGARGALSAHTLLFDLPPALLGELCAVLDSCDGALGWRGLGSVLSPSERGYQEGRFPNILFKETASVTVDNVLIPEHNEKGILPKSSISFQNIIEGTRNFHKDFLIGEGEIFEVYRVKIQNLTYAVKLFKQEKKMQCKKHWKRFLSELEVLLLFHHPNILELAAYFTETEKFCLVYPYMRNGTLFDRLQCVGDTAPLPWHVRISILIGISKAIHYLHNVQPCSVICGSISSANILLDDQFQPKLTDFAMAHFRSHVEHQSCTINMTSSSSKHLWYMPEEYIRRGKLSIKTDVYSFGIVIMEVLTGCRVVLDDPKHIQLRDLLIELMEKRGLDSCLSFLDKKVPPCPRNFSIKLFCLAGQCAATRAKLRPSMDEVLNTLESTQASLYFAEDPPTSLKSFRCPSPLFLENVPSIPVEDDESQNNHLLPSDEGLRIERMTQKTPFECSQSEVMFLSLDKKPESKRNEEACNMPSSSREESWFPKYIVPSQDLRPYEVNMDPSSEAPGHSCRSRPVESSCSFKLSWDEYEQHKKE; translated from the exons GATCAGTCTTGAGTCCTTCAGAGAGGGGTTATCAGGAAGGCAGATTTCCAAACATATTATTCAAG GAAACAGCCAGTGTCACAGTGGATAATGTTCTTATTCCTGAACATAATGAAAAAG GAATACTGCCTAAATCTTCAATCAGCTTTCAAAACATCATAGAAGGAACTAGAAATTTCCACAAAGACTTCCTAATTGGAGAAGGAGAGATTTTTGAGGTATACAGAGTGAAGATTCAAAACCTAACATATGCTGTCAAATTATTTAAACAG gagaaaaaaatgcaatgtaaGAAGCATTGGAAGAGGTTTTTATCTGAGCTTGAAGTCTTACTACT GTTTCACCATCCAAACATACTAGAGTTGGCTGCATATTTTACAGAGACTGAGAAGTTCTGTCTGGTTTATCCATACATGAGAAATGGAACACTTTTTGACAGACTGCAGTGTGTA GGTGACACGGCCCCACTCCCTTGGCACGTTCGAATCAGTATATTAATAGGAATATCCAAAGCCATTCACTACCTGCACAACGTTCAACCATGCTCGGTCATCTGTGGCAGTATATCAAG TGCAAACATCCTTTTGGATGATCAGTTTCAACCCAAACTAACTGATTTTGCCATGGCACACTTCCGGTCCCACGTAGAACATCAGAGTTGTACCATAAATATGACCAGCAGCAGCAGTAAACATCTGTGGTACATGCCAGAAGAGTACATCAGACGGGGGAAACTTTCCATTAAAACAGACGTCTACAGCTTTGGAATT GTCATAATGGAAGTTCTGACAGGATGTAGAGTAGTGTTAGATGATCCAAAACATATCCAGCTG CGGGATCTCCTTATAGAATTGATGGAGAAGAGAGGCCTGGATTCATGTCTCTCATTTCTAGATAAGAAGGTGCCTCCCTGCCCTCGGAATTTCTCCATCAAGCTCTTCTGTTTGGCAGGCCAGTGTGCTGCAACGCGGGCAAAGTTAAGACCATCAATGGATGAA GTTCTAAATACTCTTGAAAGTACTCAAGCCAGCTTGTATTTTGCTGAAGATCCTCCCACGTCTCTAAAGTCCTTCAGGTGTCCTTCTCCTCTATTCCTGGAGAATGTACCAAGTATTCCAGTGGAAGATGATGAAAGCCAGAATAACCATTTACTGCCTTCTGATGAAGGCTTGAGGATAGAGAGAATGACTCAGAAAACTCCTTTTGAATGCAGCCAGTCTGAGGTTATGTTTCTGAGCTTGGACAAAAAGCCAGAGAGCAAGAGAAATGAGGAAGCTTGCAACATGCCCAGTTCTTCTCGTGAAGAAAGTTGGTTCCCAAAGTATATAGTTCCATCCCAGGACTTAAGGCCCTATGAGGTAAATATGGATCCTTCTTCAGAAGCTCcaggccattcttgcaggagcaGGCCAGTGGAGAGCAGCTGTTCCTTCAAACTTTCCTGGGACGAATATGAAcaacacaaaaaagaataa
- the IRAK3 gene encoding interleukin-1 receptor-associated kinase 3 isoform X2 produces the protein MWCITLIDFQTLNKSWIPGIHPIWSLYLILTCFWIQFASILLRIFASIFLRGSVLSPSERGYQEGRFPNILFKETASVTVDNVLIPEHNEKGILPKSSISFQNIIEGTRNFHKDFLIGEGEIFEVYRVKIQNLTYAVKLFKQEKKMQCKKHWKRFLSELEVLLLFHHPNILELAAYFTETEKFCLVYPYMRNGTLFDRLQCVGDTAPLPWHVRISILIGISKAIHYLHNVQPCSVICGSISSANILLDDQFQPKLTDFAMAHFRSHVEHQSCTINMTSSSSKHLWYMPEEYIRRGKLSIKTDVYSFGIVIMEVLTGCRVVLDDPKHIQLRDLLIELMEKRGLDSCLSFLDKKVPPCPRNFSIKLFCLAGQCAATRAKLRPSMDEVLNTLESTQASLYFAEDPPTSLKSFRCPSPLFLENVPSIPVEDDESQNNHLLPSDEGLRIERMTQKTPFECSQSEVMFLSLDKKPESKRNEEACNMPSSSREESWFPKYIVPSQDLRPYEVNMDPSSEAPGHSCRSRPVESSCSFKLSWDEYEQHKKE, from the exons GATCAGTCTTGAGTCCTTCAGAGAGGGGTTATCAGGAAGGCAGATTTCCAAACATATTATTCAAG GAAACAGCCAGTGTCACAGTGGATAATGTTCTTATTCCTGAACATAATGAAAAAG GAATACTGCCTAAATCTTCAATCAGCTTTCAAAACATCATAGAAGGAACTAGAAATTTCCACAAAGACTTCCTAATTGGAGAAGGAGAGATTTTTGAGGTATACAGAGTGAAGATTCAAAACCTAACATATGCTGTCAAATTATTTAAACAG gagaaaaaaatgcaatgtaaGAAGCATTGGAAGAGGTTTTTATCTGAGCTTGAAGTCTTACTACT GTTTCACCATCCAAACATACTAGAGTTGGCTGCATATTTTACAGAGACTGAGAAGTTCTGTCTGGTTTATCCATACATGAGAAATGGAACACTTTTTGACAGACTGCAGTGTGTA GGTGACACGGCCCCACTCCCTTGGCACGTTCGAATCAGTATATTAATAGGAATATCCAAAGCCATTCACTACCTGCACAACGTTCAACCATGCTCGGTCATCTGTGGCAGTATATCAAG TGCAAACATCCTTTTGGATGATCAGTTTCAACCCAAACTAACTGATTTTGCCATGGCACACTTCCGGTCCCACGTAGAACATCAGAGTTGTACCATAAATATGACCAGCAGCAGCAGTAAACATCTGTGGTACATGCCAGAAGAGTACATCAGACGGGGGAAACTTTCCATTAAAACAGACGTCTACAGCTTTGGAATT GTCATAATGGAAGTTCTGACAGGATGTAGAGTAGTGTTAGATGATCCAAAACATATCCAGCTG CGGGATCTCCTTATAGAATTGATGGAGAAGAGAGGCCTGGATTCATGTCTCTCATTTCTAGATAAGAAGGTGCCTCCCTGCCCTCGGAATTTCTCCATCAAGCTCTTCTGTTTGGCAGGCCAGTGTGCTGCAACGCGGGCAAAGTTAAGACCATCAATGGATGAA GTTCTAAATACTCTTGAAAGTACTCAAGCCAGCTTGTATTTTGCTGAAGATCCTCCCACGTCTCTAAAGTCCTTCAGGTGTCCTTCTCCTCTATTCCTGGAGAATGTACCAAGTATTCCAGTGGAAGATGATGAAAGCCAGAATAACCATTTACTGCCTTCTGATGAAGGCTTGAGGATAGAGAGAATGACTCAGAAAACTCCTTTTGAATGCAGCCAGTCTGAGGTTATGTTTCTGAGCTTGGACAAAAAGCCAGAGAGCAAGAGAAATGAGGAAGCTTGCAACATGCCCAGTTCTTCTCGTGAAGAAAGTTGGTTCCCAAAGTATATAGTTCCATCCCAGGACTTAAGGCCCTATGAGGTAAATATGGATCCTTCTTCAGAAGCTCcaggccattcttgcaggagcaGGCCAGTGGAGAGCAGCTGTTCCTTCAAACTTTCCTGGGACGAATATGAAcaacacaaaaaagaataa